The following coding sequences lie in one Molothrus ater isolate BHLD 08-10-18 breed brown headed cowbird chromosome W, BPBGC_Mater_1.1, whole genome shotgun sequence genomic window:
- the LOC118701556 gene encoding uncharacterized protein LOC118701556 isoform X1, whose product MMRATLTSLEFVPADIVDLFRCLLTRSEFDLWESSWKRYFRDLLEELKQTPQGAKDLENNNITYELLCGKGEWPKPEDKAWVLSKFILDKISKAADKAFNQLPTAEASGSFLDIKQSPSESFLQFIDRLRAQVERRVRDPKTKMEIVKEMAQRNANEVCSRVLLGLPLNPPPTLAEMMEACARKVELFAAREAWSRLKNPETVVAVSPGVRRSTQWTVIGVDLPEDLQNLTKDRTKLDITIGDPRLRRTIITW is encoded by the exons ATGATGAGAGCTACATTAACATCCCTTGAATTTGTTCCTGCTGACATTGTAGATCTTTTCCGGTGCCTGCTTACCCGGTCAGAGTTTGATCTGTGGGAAAGCTCCTGGAAGAGATATTTCAGGGATCTCTTGGAGGAACTTAAACAAACCCCTCAAGGTGCCAaagatttagaaaataataacaTTACTTATGAACTTCTGTGCGGCAAGGGGGAGTGGCCTAAGCCTGAGGACAAAGCTTGGGTGTTGTCAAAATTCATTCTAGATAAGATTTCAAAGGCTGCAGATAAGGCTTTTAACCAGCTACCAACTGCTGAAGCTAGTGGTAGTTTCCTTGACATTAAACAGTCTCCTTCAGAAAGTTTCTTGCAGTTTATCGACCGGCTCCGTGCACAGGTTGAGAGACGAGTACGGGACCCCAAGACAAAGATGGAGATAGTGAAAGAGATGGCGCAGAGGAATGCCAATGAAGTCTGCAGCAGGGTGCTCCTAGGACTGCCTCTCAACCCCCCACCTACGCTGGCAGAGATGATGGAAGCCTGTGCTAGGAAGGTGGAACTGTTTGCTGCACGGGAGGCGTGGTCAAGGCTGAAAAACCCAGAGACGGTGGTAGCTGTATCTCCAGGAGTGAGGAG gtCTACCCAGTGGACGGTCATTGGAGTGGACCTGCCAGAGGACTTGCAGAACTTGACAAAAGATCGCACAAAATTGGACA tcacaattggtgaccctcgactgaggaggacaatcatcacttggtga
- the LOC118701556 gene encoding uncharacterized protein LOC118701556 isoform X5, with amino-acid sequence MFLSARSLEGGVGTPPCAWWTNPGQGLLYSCPRQPGPQSGVERRVRDPKTKMEIVKEMAQRNANEVCSRVLLGLPLNPPPTLAEMMEACARKVELFAAREAWSRLKNPETVVAVSPGVRRSTQWTVIGVDLPEDLQNLTKDRTKLDITIGDPRLRRTIITW; translated from the exons ATGTTTTTGTCGGCAAGGAGCCTAGAGGGTGGAGTCGGGACCCCGCCGTGCGCCTGGTGGACCAATCCCGGACAAGGACTTCTTTACAGCTGTCCCAGGCAGCCAGGTCCCCAAAGCGGG GTTGAGAGACGAGTACGGGACCCCAAGACAAAGATGGAGATAGTGAAAGAGATGGCGCAGAGGAATGCCAATGAAGTCTGCAGCAGGGTGCTCCTAGGACTGCCTCTCAACCCCCCACCTACGCTGGCAGAGATGATGGAAGCCTGTGCTAGGAAGGTGGAACTGTTTGCTGCACGGGAGGCGTGGTCAAGGCTGAAAAACCCAGAGACGGTGGTAGCTGTATCTCCAGGAGTGAGGAG gtCTACCCAGTGGACGGTCATTGGAGTGGACCTGCCAGAGGACTTGCAGAACTTGACAAAAGATCGCACAAAATTGGACA tcacaattggtgaccctcgactgaggaggacaatcatcacttggtga
- the LOC118701556 gene encoding uncharacterized protein LOC118701556 isoform X4, which produces MFLSARSLEGGVGTPPCAWWTNPGQGLLYSCPRQPGPQSGSPSESFLQFIDRLRAQVERRVRDPKTKMEIVKEMAQRNANEVCSRVLLGLPLNPPPTLAEMMEACARKVELFAAREAWSRLKNPETVVAVSPGVRRSTQWTVIGVDLPEDLQNLTKDRTKLDITIGDPRLRRTIITW; this is translated from the exons ATGTTTTTGTCGGCAAGGAGCCTAGAGGGTGGAGTCGGGACCCCGCCGTGCGCCTGGTGGACCAATCCCGGACAAGGACTTCTTTACAGCTGTCCCAGGCAGCCAGGTCCCCAAAGCGGG TCTCCTTCAGAAAGTTTCTTGCAGTTTATCGACCGGCTCCGTGCACAGGTTGAGAGACGAGTACGGGACCCCAAGACAAAGATGGAGATAGTGAAAGAGATGGCGCAGAGGAATGCCAATGAAGTCTGCAGCAGGGTGCTCCTAGGACTGCCTCTCAACCCCCCACCTACGCTGGCAGAGATGATGGAAGCCTGTGCTAGGAAGGTGGAACTGTTTGCTGCACGGGAGGCGTGGTCAAGGCTGAAAAACCCAGAGACGGTGGTAGCTGTATCTCCAGGAGTGAGGAG gtCTACCCAGTGGACGGTCATTGGAGTGGACCTGCCAGAGGACTTGCAGAACTTGACAAAAGATCGCACAAAATTGGACA tcacaattggtgaccctcgactgaggaggacaatcatcacttggtga
- the LOC118701556 gene encoding uncharacterized protein LOC118701556 isoform X3 translates to MMRATLTSLEFVPADIVDLFRCLLTRSEFDLWESSWKRYFRDLLEELKQTPQGAKDLENNNITYELLCGKGEWPKPEDKAWVLSKFILDKISKAADKAFNQLPTAEASGSFLDIKQSPSESFLQFIDRLRAQVERRVRDPKTKMEIVKEMAQRNANEVCSRVLLGLPLNPPPTLAEMMEACARKVELFAAREAWSRLKNPETVVAVSPGVRRSTQWTVIGVDLPEDLQNLTKDRTKLDI, encoded by the exons ATGATGAGAGCTACATTAACATCCCTTGAATTTGTTCCTGCTGACATTGTAGATCTTTTCCGGTGCCTGCTTACCCGGTCAGAGTTTGATCTGTGGGAAAGCTCCTGGAAGAGATATTTCAGGGATCTCTTGGAGGAACTTAAACAAACCCCTCAAGGTGCCAaagatttagaaaataataacaTTACTTATGAACTTCTGTGCGGCAAGGGGGAGTGGCCTAAGCCTGAGGACAAAGCTTGGGTGTTGTCAAAATTCATTCTAGATAAGATTTCAAAGGCTGCAGATAAGGCTTTTAACCAGCTACCAACTGCTGAAGCTAGTGGTAGTTTCCTTGACATTAAACAGTCTCCTTCAGAAAGTTTCTTGCAGTTTATCGACCGGCTCCGTGCACAGGTTGAGAGACGAGTACGGGACCCCAAGACAAAGATGGAGATAGTGAAAGAGATGGCGCAGAGGAATGCCAATGAAGTCTGCAGCAGGGTGCTCCTAGGACTGCCTCTCAACCCCCCACCTACGCTGGCAGAGATGATGGAAGCCTGTGCTAGGAAGGTGGAACTGTTTGCTGCACGGGAGGCGTGGTCAAGGCTGAAAAACCCAGAGACGGTGGTAGCTGTATCTCCAGGAGTGAGGAG gtCTACCCAGTGGACGGTCATTGGAGTGGACCTGCCAGAGGACTTGCAGAACTTGACAAAAGATCGCACAAAATTGGACA tatag
- the LOC118701556 gene encoding uncharacterized protein LOC118701556 isoform X2, with translation MMRATLTSLEFVPADIVDLFRCLLTRSEFDLWESSWKRYFRDLLEELKQTPQGAKDLENNNITYELLCGKGEWPKPEDKAWVLSKFILDKISKAADKAFNQLPTAEASGSFLDIKQSPSESFLQFIDRLRAQVERRVRDPKTKMEIVKEMAQRNANEVCSRVLLGLPLNPPPTLAEMMEACARKVELFAAREAWSRLKNPETVVAVSPGVRRSTQWTVIGVDLPEDLQNLTKDRTKLDKKKIYLLPNLTMRPV, from the exons ATGATGAGAGCTACATTAACATCCCTTGAATTTGTTCCTGCTGACATTGTAGATCTTTTCCGGTGCCTGCTTACCCGGTCAGAGTTTGATCTGTGGGAAAGCTCCTGGAAGAGATATTTCAGGGATCTCTTGGAGGAACTTAAACAAACCCCTCAAGGTGCCAaagatttagaaaataataacaTTACTTATGAACTTCTGTGCGGCAAGGGGGAGTGGCCTAAGCCTGAGGACAAAGCTTGGGTGTTGTCAAAATTCATTCTAGATAAGATTTCAAAGGCTGCAGATAAGGCTTTTAACCAGCTACCAACTGCTGAAGCTAGTGGTAGTTTCCTTGACATTAAACAGTCTCCTTCAGAAAGTTTCTTGCAGTTTATCGACCGGCTCCGTGCACAGGTTGAGAGACGAGTACGGGACCCCAAGACAAAGATGGAGATAGTGAAAGAGATGGCGCAGAGGAATGCCAATGAAGTCTGCAGCAGGGTGCTCCTAGGACTGCCTCTCAACCCCCCACCTACGCTGGCAGAGATGATGGAAGCCTGTGCTAGGAAGGTGGAACTGTTTGCTGCACGGGAGGCGTGGTCAAGGCTGAAAAACCCAGAGACGGTGGTAGCTGTATCTCCAGGAGTGAGGAG gtCTACCCAGTGGACGGTCATTGGAGTGGACCTGCCAGAGGACTTGCAGAACTTGACAAAAGATCGCACAAAATTGGACA